ctagatcctggtggaaatgaagaagccgtgaattatagtgatagattcaagcatcctttttgTGAGCTGAGTAGGATTTACATTTTCAAATCGCGTTTAAAGGTGTGGTGCGACCAAACTTCGAGGCTCTAAAAGCCTGCTGTTGGCTTCCCCCGTGTGCAAGGACACTCAGTacgaagtgttggacacagcaaacgtttagaatatattttaattcgttCCCAAAGTGTGCCTGAATGCTCATTCTCACGATCTAGAACCATCGCTAGTGCGACTGACACCGGCGTCACAGGGTAGGAagtgtaacgaaagttttagtgacgttgGACCatattagagtgacgtgcaatgagtgGTGACCCACAGCTCCGCTGCACCAGGCAAGCCAAGAGAGCATCGGCTGCGAACCTGCACTCATTTTTTTCTCAGCATGTTGCCGAAGTAGCCCAACTTGTTCACACTTTGCAAAGTGCTTCTCATCATCACGCGAACCTGCGAAGGCGACTTTAGAGATGTTGCTTTAGCATGCCGGGTTATCGCagccgtaaacgtgagaccaGATAGGTGGGCCTACCTGCCGGTgctaagatgaaccaggcaagcacagaattgttgttGCAGAAATCTAATGTGTTCTATTTCTCTGCTGGCGTAAATTCTCGGCAGCGATGTAGTTCTGAGCGCGTTGCCTTTTGAAACATTTTTTCGTCACGGTAACTCAGTGAAAACAAAGAAACGCACCTGTAATTGCGGTTGCATGAAGTGTCACAAGATGTCAATACCATCGTCCTGTAACCCGGTGCTCCGCAAAGATCTTTGTGTATTCCGGAATTCTGTACATGCTAATATTCTCTATGAGAGAATTTTAGCGCGTTTTGAAGGCATCCAGACGGTTTCTCGCGTGTTTGTGCGAGAGCAGACGAGGCAGCACTGCGCGCGTCACAACTTTGTGGGCCCACGTGTTCAAGCTTCCTACACAATAATGTCACTGTCCAACTCAGCGtccagaaaccaaaaccgaaagtcgttcatataAACAAGgtgatatcaaattatttagcgagaatacatgaatcttggagcGTGTCTCATGGTCCCTAGAGCAGTAAGAAACGTTGGCAACAAAGAAtgtgcaagccacaaatttgatggcaccacctcTTTAAAAGTCACAATAAACCGGTACGTTGCGCCTgccggaagagccttgaagcttgaTTATGGAGTTGTTCACTTTGGTGTACGtatagtctgatgctttcatgcacACCATAATTAGCACTCAAAATTAGTGTATGTAGGTTGTTATCCATCCCTgctcaattctgtgctgcttacgaggtgaAAAAAGTTGCACGCTGAGAACCGGCGCTGCCTTCGTGGCGACTAGTGGGACATGTTGAGCCGAAGcgctctcgcgctcacttccCACTGTTttcagcatgtgttgtgtgtatatGACTCCACAATCACCGCAGATCAAAGCTTTTGAATATAAATGTTTGACAGCGTTATCTGTGTTACTATTCCATGATTAGACCCTCTTACCGCtaagctttccattgcgctaaagaaaacaggtaccataaaatttggttgtcggtccctttgagcAAGCGGCAGCATTTTTGAGCTTTACTTCATAAAGACAGCTTTTCCTACTGCAGCTCTTGCTCTTATCCTGGGGAATTGTTTCTTTCAGCGGTGCTTCAGGTTCTACGGGGACGGTCAGTTCAAAAAGGACGACAGTGGCACCGACGAGTACTGTTCCTGGTGCGCCGAAGGGGGAAGCCTGCTTGTGTGTGACAAATGCACCCGCGCTTTTTGCAAGAATTGCATTCGCCGTAACCTGTCACGACGAGAGATGACCCGGGTCAGTTCTCTGAAGGAGTGGCACTGCTATGTATGCGATCCAGCACCGCTTGTGCCAATGGTCAACTACGCCAAGATGATTGGCAATTACAGTCGCCAATTGGCGAACAGCACGTCAGCGGGCACTTCCGACGCCGGTGGGTCAATGAAGCTCAGCGAAGCGGAGGTGCAGAAACTGGCCTTAGAAAAAGCTATGGAGCTTCAGCGGTCACTCTCCACATTGGCGACCTCTGGCGGGCAAGAGGAACTTTTGGCAAGCATGAGCAAGCTGCTCCGGGACCACGCCCGCAGCTTGTCCCGCATTGCCCAAAGTGCAGAGGAATGCCAGAAGCGCAAGATGAAATCCCGGAAGAAGAAAGCAGAACAGAAGGGGGCTAATGAGGGTCAGGAGTCATCTGCATCGGTGGACTCCCAGCCTAGTAATGCCACAAAACGAGCCAAGAACAAGAAGCTGCTTGTGCTGGACGAAGTAGGTGCCCACTTTAGCAGCTCCGACCAAGAGGGCCCGAGTACCAAGCGATATGAACACAGCAAAGGAGGCGACGAATTGGATGCAAAGTCTGATGCCCACAGTGCAATAGTCAACAGTGCGGCAGAAACGGCGAGTGCTCCATTGACTGAAGTAGCAGCTGATAGCACACCACATAAGCAGTACAAAAATGCAACTAAACTGGAGCCAAAGTCTAATGCTCGCAGCACTAAAGACAGCAGTGATACAGGAAAGTTAAGTACACTGCAGGCTGATGGAGCACACAGTTCAGGTGCTGAGCCTACGAAAGATGCTGGAAATGATTGTCATAAGTCTGCCTTGTTAATATCTGAGGGGCAGGTTGCGGATAAAAAGCCCATTGACCTGGAAGAGTGCGACAGTCTTAGTCGTGTGAAAAAGTTGCATTCGCCATCAAATACAGGAGGAGGTGCTATTTCCGTTGATGACACTGAAAGCGACGTTGGCTGTTCTGTAAAGGAGGTTGCTGATAATGACGTTAAGGAAGAGACATTGGCACAGAAgctagaaaataacaagaagGAGGATGCAGCACCTGCTCCCATAGACATTCCACCGGTTCTAAGCCTGGGTGATGAATTTTCACCAGTGGTGTTAAATGACGAAAGTGAGAATGAGTCGGAGAGCCTTCTTGCCGACTTGTTCGCGAAGCGTAAGAATGATGCGGATAAATCAGAGATTATACCTGAAACACCTcctaagaaagaagaagagttgAAGGCTGCAGATGAACAGGCAGAACAAGACCCTGGAGAACTCCCAGCAGATGCTAGACGTCGTGAATCTGTTAGCACTGTTGACATGAGTTCAAGCAACGAAGACAGTATTAAGATAGGTAAAGTAGCAAGAAAAGTGAAAAAGAGTGCAGGGAAGGCAAGCGTTAGCAGTGCCGACTCTGTGGACGAAGACAGTCGAGCAACTGAAAGCTTCCCAAGTTCCGGGGAAGGTGAAAACAAGCAGTCATCGCCACAGAAATCGGTTCGACAGAAAAAGCGCACCCCATTGAGCAAAGATGCGAAAGCCCGCCGTGCCTTGATCCGAAGCTTGCACTACACTAGCAAGTCGTCGAGCGAGGATGAACTTGACGATCCTTCAACGAGCACGCCTCGTACTCCGAAACACAGGTCTCCGAGGAAGAGGCGTCGCACGTCTAGCGGCTCGGCTGCGCAGTTGAGTGAATCGGCTAGCAAGTGCCTGGAAAGGGCTTCCGAGAAATATGGTGATCCGAAACTGGAGATGACTGCATCTGTCGAAGTGCAGCGACTCGACATTGACCCCGCCATAATTGCCGCGGCAAAGATGGAAATTGAAGGAAACGTGGATCACGTGGAAAACGTGgatgacgaagaaaaagaaattgctAGACTTCTTGCCCCGATTAGGATACGCCGAAAGGTCCCAGATAATGAGGAATCTGACGCTGAGATGGAAGAAGCACCTGAAAGCGGAATGAAGGAAGgtgaagataaaaaaaagaagctgagAGGTcccaaaagcaaaaagaaagctgCAGCGAGCAAGGAAATAGGTAAGTGCATTAAACATTGGCTTTGGTAAAGGGGAGTTGAAGAAGAGAAGCAGGGTGTGtttctatattgcttttttttttgagtcGAAGAAAAGAAATATTGTCACTATCCTCAGAGTGAGCTCCTTTCGTGGACAAGAATGGGCATTGTGCTTCTTTTAGACACCCAGCTTGGTTGGAAAGCTTTTTTAAGATGGTGCACATGCTTGATTCTATTTTAATGCTTGAACCAGAGTAACTGGCCACGTAAGAACTGTGCATTTGAAGTGAAACGAGAGAGCTGGGATAGTTGGTTGGAAGTATTGTAAAACACGATTTACTAGCGCCAAGTTCAGGGAGCATGCATGGATGCCGACACATTTCCTGCTGCCCAGGAAACATGCAGCACTTTTTGGCGACTCTCATACTAACTAGCCTGACCTAGCCCAAACATTTCCTTTCCACTAAGGTTGcgatttgggcctgttggtttgccattagAATGCACAAAGTTGCATGACTGAGGCACGGACAGAAGAGAGACACGATTAGACACACGATGCGTAGTGACATCAATTTTCAGTGACATAATTTTCGAAATAAAACTGTTGTAAgtctgcgcttcgtgtgtgtaaTCGTGTCTCTCTTCTGTCCATGTCTCAGTCACGCAACTTTGTGCATTCTAGTTTGCTTTCCAGTTTCCAAAATTATGAAATACTTGGAGGTTGTTGGGTTGAATTAACTGATGTCAAAAAGATGTACCTGTCAACTTCTCAGAGTTTTCAGTAATGTGGATGGCAGCTCATTTTACAGTTTGATGTACATAAAAGTGACGAAAAATATATTCTCTTCACAAGTTGGCATTACGTGAAGAATAAATTGCTATCGTTTCCAACTTATTATGTGCTTACAAAAAAACACTCTCCTTCATCTAAACCGAAGTATATAAATAAAATGCTTACGAGCTAGTCCAGCTTCCATTCCGTCGTTGATTGTTGAAGCCTCCTTTAGTAAAATTTATGTAGGATTATAAAACAGTTGAAACATGCTTATTGCTTTAATACTGCAGTGTCGGACTCAAGCGAAGACGCTGACGAGGACGACGCGGAGGTGGCAAGTGGGGGTGCCAGGGAAATTCCTGGAACATCATTCACGATGGTTATTTGCTTTTTGTGTATTTTAAAATGGAACCTtcaattttatttgttttttttttttttcatgcttagCGATGTTCTTGGGAATATTCTTGACAAGttctatacactcaaacctcattataacaaagtcgcatctgccacgaaaataacttcgttatatccgaaaatttgttataaacgtttatttttaacactgcaGCTATgccaagactattcttcatttacttcgttataccGATAATTctttatatccgtgttcgttataacgaggtatGAGTGTACTTGTGCTTGTTCAAGGGTCTTTGTCAGTATCCAAAGGTTATTTTCTTTTTGGTTTCGTTACTTCAGTTACTTCATTCTGTTCTCATCTTTTTATTCCCATTGGCATTAGCAGGCATGTTCACATCTTTCAATCATGCAAAACCCTGCGAAACTTGATTATTAGTATGTGTTAACCTAGCACAGCAACAAGGCATACACATATGTACCTGCCGATTCTATGTAGTCGTCGTCTTCTCTTCACGTGTCTCATCCTTTTGCACTCAAATGTGTTCCAGGTGTGCactttagagcactgcacgggcctgattttccggcccgggcccgctttacggagcccgagcccagcccgggcccgagtgttcattactaaacttatccagggcgcgcgtgttcatgaccaggcccggcccggccccgcTAGAGTTTGTTGATCattattattaatgatgccttgcgctttgtagcgggcgatcggacggaaaatcaggtgtgtacatgcatcaaaATGTtcctttgcctgcggtggtataTAGCTCAGCGGtaaagctgtttcgctgttaagttcTAGGACGTGAGTGCggttcccgcggccacggcggccgcattttgatgggggtgaaatgcaagaacaccgatgtacttatctttaggtgcacgttgaagaactccaggtggtcgaaattaatccgacATGCAATGCATAGCCTTCGCGTGTGCTTGAACGCTCGACTTAGgcattttaatgagcgggcccgagcccggcccagcccgcagcaacaagcccgggcccggcccaggcctgcCGAAGAACGCTTCGGACGGCTCGGCCTGCGGGCCAAGCCGGGCCCgtgctttcgggtcggcccgggcccacGCAGTGCTCTAGTGCACTTGGAGATAGCTTTTAAAAAATGTCTGCCATTTCTTGCTCATCCTAGTGCCATGTCCGTGGGATCTTTGTGCATTTTAAAGTTCACAGATAGGAAGCTGTGTAGTTAGCACTCACAACTGCTTCCTTTCTGATGGTGTAGGTTTGGTTTTTGTTTCGTTGTTGCATGAACTAATTTTTAACAGTTGTGCAAGGCCAACTATACCGACTGTCCTTTGTGTGATAGGTTCAGTGGGTGTGCTCTTTGTTTTTCAAGCGGTCGCATAATAGACACATTTTCCAGCTGAGGCAGGTAGATTTTTCTTTGAAAGCTTATGTTTCTTTTGTTGAAGAAGGTTGATTATTAGTGGAGGAAATGAAACATTTCGCTTTTTAGACCTCTCCAAACTGCAGTACGAAGTCAAGCCATTCCTACGAGTCTTATGGTAAAGAATGACAAAATTTGCTAACGTTTCTACCAAAAACAAGTGTAGCCATTTTTATTGGGTACTGAGTGCTGAAGTTAAAGCATACATCATGACACAGTGTTGTGTTGATGCATGAATTTGCACCAGCTGTGATGCATTTTCATTACTGCAGACACCGACTCATGATATGTGTGAGCTGCATCATGATTATGCAGGAATGCTTCTTCATGGTGCTCAGCTGTTGTGTTtaatgtagagctgtgcgaatagcaaaattttgggtgcgaagtgaattcgaatattgaagtgtgagtgcgaatcgaattgaatatttttcgaatatttctcgaatatttctcgaatactttgaagcgaaattgcaggaaaaaaaCTTGGAGAGGATTCCCAAGCATATTCTTATAAGATAGCAACATGGAAGTGttccttttcgctaggttgaagcgcaatgtagaggccgaattgtattttggacatgatatggtgcaaccaaagtgttgtcgacaacactttacacgtggtaggcaaagttgccatttcctcagcctctcctcctctttcaacttctgtggaagcccaactgatgtggcggacaagggtgtgctcccttcaagtccagagttccaaatctgtctcgtagacgtcgatatataatatctgaaattttggatgctaaaaagctttggtgtccgatttttcggacttcctgcccaaatttcaagtccaaaacagcattaattgagcccccacctctgccacatctttcatctccatgttggaacccgcgttttcttgagttaatacatttgcgaccgtagcagagcttgaaaggcagctttgccgcaatacgggggtgtgatgaggtgaagcatactgaaaacctagggactacttccaatcggacgttgactgtgtcttggccaagttcgaccgtaacggagcttgaaaggcaagctttgccgcaataccggggtgagATGAGgtcaagcatattgaaaatctagggaccactttcaatcggatgttgactgtctcttagcaatattcgaccgtaacggagcttgaaaggcagctttgccgcaatacgagagtgtaatgaggtgaagcatattgcaaatctgaaggggtcactttcaatcggacgttgactgtatttgtttttaggaagttcgaatagtaaaattgcagtgcgaatcgaatcgaatagcaaacactattcgaaaaatattcgaaatttcgaatattcgcacacccctagtttaatGATTTATGCTTCAGCAACCTCATCAACACGACGTTCAGAGCATTTCATCCTCATAATCTTTGCGCAAATATTGGCTCATAATACAACTCTGAAGCCCAATTTCGCTAAATGCCAGATTAATAGCTGACATCTCATTTGTGGCACATATGATTGCCTTTACTCTCACCAGGAATATTAACAATTGTGTGTACTCCTGAACCCTGGAAACTTTAGTGCTTTTGGCTAAAGATGGTTTGGTTACTGAGGTTTAGCAGCATGTTTAGGATGACACACATGCTTAATCATGTTCACTCTGTCCTATTGTGTGAACGCTTGATCCTTTTTGTCATCTGTCATTCCAGTCAGAGAATACTACCCAAAAAGACTCGCTGCAAGAGACCTTGCTCCAGAGAATCCTGCGCAGCACTTCCGAAGAATCCAGCGAAGGTTGTGGATATTTACACATTTTTATGGTGTAGCTGTGAACACCACCTAGAATAACAAACATTCTTtgttgtgaggtatgaaaagaatAAAGCCTCAGCCCGCACAGTCAAAAAATGTTTCTAAATCCAAGAGGGGATGTTTAAAACACCATGGTCGTGGCCTGGTTCCCGTATTTCTAGGGGCGCACACAGCCAGCAAAATTATAGCCTTTTAGATTTCTTTTATTTATGGGGCAGCATCACTGTGGGGTAGAATCGGGACTCCATCTGTATTCTGAAAAGCAGCACTACACTGAGTAAGGAGGAGTTAATTCATCAGTTTTCTGAGGTTACAAGTTCATTGTTTAAAACAGCTCTTTTCTGATCAAGAAATTGATATAGAGGGCAACTCATGAGCATGCTGCTTTTTGTGTGGAACAGTGGTTTGAAAATGGGACAAAAGTTGCTGTTGCTGTGCTGTGGCCTAAGTAATTCTTTTTAACCTAACATTTGGGAAGGTGAAATCTCATGTTTCCAAAATGTGCAGCGAGGCACTGAAGGAGCTGAGGCATTGGCTGCAACACGTAGGCCTGCACAGCTAGTTACACCCTTCTATTTAACTTGAGATATAAAACATGCAAGGTGCTGCTAGGTATTGCTTTACTTGATAAGCTAACTGGGTCAGCCAAAAAAAGAAACGGACCTTGTTAACCAATTACAGCAGTGTAGGTAGGCAGCACCAAAGATTCATTGGCAGGAAAGCCCTGTGAAAGGTATCCAGTTAAAGCATTTTTCATGTTCACATGCAGTCAGCAAGTTTGTTATCAGGCTCACAGAATGAGCTTTGACGCGgcaaaaatatttattttgtgaagaaaaaagaaaggaaggactaTCTCAGTCACCGAACATGTTTACGTGCACGGTGCTTGCAGATTGAAATGCAATATCAAATTTTTTAGTGTAACGACCGGTATGTGCAATTTCTCGAAATAACCGCATCATTATCGCTACGAATCTGGCTGCTAAAGGCAATGTTGGCCTTGATGCAAGTGCTCGAGTCAAAGTTATGCCGCTATGACACGATCTGAAGACAGTTGAAATAAAAGTACTTGGCTCTATATTGTAGCATTTCAAACTGTGAGCAAGTTTGAAGCAGTTGCTTTTATCCAACAAGCAGTCGTCAAATTGCCATTACACGCTGTTCAATGGTGTGCCTCTACTTGCAGCCAAAAGGCAAAACAATCCAGATGATGTTTTAAAAAGAAGTTGTTCATTGCAGATGAAACCGTGGAACCAGAGCAGCGCAAAAAacgcaagaaagaagaaaaggaagacaaaTCAGAAGAGGCCAAGGCCAAGGCCACTGAAGCACCAGTGGTGGAGACAACGGAGAAGGCGTCTGAGAAAGAGGGCAGTGCTGGCAGCTCTTCAGAAgaaattgtgaagaagaagaaaccTGGAAAATACGACAAGCTCTTGCGAAAAAACGTGTTAGCAGAGCTTGACGATCCCAAACCAAAGAAGGAAACGAGTAAGGAATCTGACAAGGAGGAAGCAGCTACAAAGCCACAGAAAGCGTGAGTAACTGGCACCTCGTGCGGCGTTGGCATCCAGCTTCCACTTGTAGCCTCTGCGATGCCTCTGTGTCTCAGATCAGTTAGTGCACGTTATTGCTATTTGCTCTGCCCTTTGTTTGTACTATGGAGTAATATAGACGGAAGATCCAACTCCAGCACTGTACAAAGCGTTTGGGACAAGTTGTGGACGGTGGTCATCTAGTTCATCTCTTTGCTAACATTCCCTCTGACTTGTGCATTTGCACAATGTTTCTGCATGGCGCAGAAGTTAATTTATGTTGCAATAAGGGAGGCACTGGATAAAACGGATGCATGGCCCTTGAGGGAATGTCCCCACTCTCTCAAATAGCTGGGCCTTGTGTTCTCTCAGCAGGGAGTAATTTATGGTGCAGTGTTTTTCTGGCCTCTGCTTTAAGTGAACTGCTGCTTCTAGAAGGACCTTTTGTTTGCACTAGTGGAAAACATGTACTAATGTGAATGCTGGCTCATAGGACGAAGAACAATGCACTCACTGCTTGTTTAGAATTTAATGTGGCGATTAAAGTAAATGAAAGGGGCTGGGTGATGCACACGTAGCATACGCTTAGGTAGCTGCAAAATTCAATGTTGCCACATCCAGGCTTCTCGGCTCCCACGTCCCAGGCACCAATGCTTGAACCTTCGTGTTTTGCCTTTATTTCGTGCCGTTGTTTTCTCGTGTGCCAATAAGCCCAAAACTGCTCACATCCAGAGATCAGCTTTTAGAATTCTTGTTGATGATTGCTGTTGTACAACCTAGACATATAgtatatgtatttttttctgcCTGAAATAAATATTTAGGGCCCTTCTTTTCAGTCACGGCAGTGCTATGTTACTCATGGGAGGCAGTTTCGGAATGTGAAAGGGGACTGATAGGGAGTTTTATTGTGAGCCGAGAGCTTTTTGGGATGGTCGCTCTACCAAGAGCGGcagttgctagcttcctggttagctcaattggtagagcgaccgccccggagaggcgttggccccggtttcgatccccggaccaggaccaATTTTTGCGCAACTAaggagctttctttctgagaaatccgtatggatttccttgtggctttgtgctacaaatgggggGTCGTCAATATCCCTTTCTTAAACAAAACTGTTGCCTCTAATTTGGTTGTTTTTGTATGCGCTTGCTGCATTCCTGTACTTCTGTAAACGAAGCTCCTGTTAGATGAAATGCATTTCCCTTGTCTCTTGAGGTTGTTTAAAGAGATTCTACTGTAAGTCAGAATGCTTTCTATGGCAGTCACTGATAGCCGAGATGTAGCTTTGGGATGGTGAATCCATTTGATCAGCTCATATGCAGCAGGGCAATGGGCCACAAGTAACTGCTCGCAGGCCACATGCTGGGCACTTCTGCCTTAGATCCATATTCGCACTTATCTGGTCTTTTGCAGGAAAgcttcaaagaaaagaaaaattgtgtACAGCGATGATGACGACTCTGCGGACAAGCAGCCTTCAAGCAGCTCGCTCGAATCCTCCTCGAGTGACCAAAGTGAATCGGATAGCAGTGTAGGCTTTGCACCTGCCCGCAAGAAAAAGGGCAAAAATGCAAAAAAGATCGCCAAAGCTGCATCAGATGACTCTGACTTTGCAGAAGGCAAGTCTAAGAAGGGGGGCGCCTCATCATCTTCAGATGCGAACAAGCGGAAGAAGAAGCGAAAGCGCATCAGGATGGCTTGCTCCACGGCTGACGAGAATGAAGACGACGATGACAGCTGCGTGGAGATAATCCCTGGCTCTGTAAGTGTGAGACCGGTTTCTTCTAGCAGTGCAACAGCAAAAAATTTTAGTCAGCCAAAGGGGCCCTGCTTGCTCACTTATAGCAGGAATTTCACAAAAGGGTGTGGCGTTTTATCAGGTAGAAGATAatgtaccatatatatatatatatacagttgaacccctttataagaggcacgcatgggggagaaattcttgcctgttatatgaggcgtctcttataagcagggtactaaattatgcattttcctatcaacccttactttcatgtagcatgctggtgtctcttataccccacatgtctcttatatcagtgtctcttataaaggggttcaactgtatatatatatatatatatatatatatatatatatatttcaaaatattttttaatAGAAAAGCACTTTCACATATCCACATACTACAGTAAATTTTCTTGCTAATTATTTCTGGTCTGTTCAGATACTGTCTTAGCATTGTTTCTGTAGTGAGTTAAGTAAACATAATGATTCCTTTCAGAGCCAAGAAGCAGATGGCAAAGGTCGTCGGAACATTCGCAAGCTCATCTCTGACAGGAAGCTTACCGAGGAGACTAAGGCTGCTGCACTGGCCGAAGAGGAGAGGAAGAAGCGCATAGCAGAACGGCAGAAGCTGGTAGGCTTTTCTTCATCACTGCCTTTAATCCATTTGGTAACTTTGCCTTGCCCTTACTTCTCCCTTGCGATGCAAATAATTCTAGTATAACGAGGCCTTGGGAACTGGACCCAACAAGGCCGACACGAAAGTGAAGCAGCTGGTGCTTGAAATGGACCTGAAGACAAAGGAACCAGTTGTGGCGGTTGACGAAGACCTTGTCAAGTCCATGAAGCCTCACCAAGTCAAAGGTGAGAGATTATGGCCGCTTCCACCACGGATGGCTTCCTGACTCGTTTTTGTTGTGTAGGGACTCTTGTCAACACACTGTAAGCAACATTGTGATTGTTAGCCTTGCAACTTACTACACTGCTGTAAAAAAACAAGATGGTGGTAAAAGATTGATGTGCTTTCTAATATGTGGCACAGTATGACAGTGGTTGCCAAAAGTATGCTCAGGCTTCACGGAAACATTGCAGTTGGTGCGATGTCAACTGTATGTGCTCAAGTTAttgacagattttttttttgcgggatTTCGTTCAAAATGCACAATGACGAGATGACCCCACCAGGACTATATAGCAACATGTGAAGTGTAATTTTTTCGGCACAAGTAGCAGCCTCAGCTTTGTGAAGCTTGCAGTTTAATGAAGTTTTGCTGCACATTTGCTTACCAAACATTGTGTACTCTTGGAAGTTGAAATTTCAAGGGGAAAGGCGGGTGTACTTATCTATGGCCA
This window of the Rhipicephalus sanguineus isolate Rsan-2018 chromosome 2, BIME_Rsan_1.4, whole genome shotgun sequence genome carries:
- the LOC119383244 gene encoding transcriptional regulator ATRX isoform X2; the encoded protein is MANREEASSSKLPDEEAAAPAKVDTVVLWMSSENCALRRAPLSHEEIGNLCVVCTSCGSQINHHDKSRVHFHRLLNVLVCKRCFRFYGDGQFKKDDSGTDEYCSWCAEGGSLLVCDKCTRAFCKNCIRRNLSRREMTRVSSLKEWHCYVCDPAPLVPMVNYAKMIGNYSRQLANSTSAGTSDAGGSMKLSEAEVQKLALEKAMELQRSLSTLATSGGQEELLASMSKLLRDHARSLSRIAQSAEECQKRKMKSRKKKAEQKGANEGQESSASVDSQPSNATKRAKNKKLLVLDEVGAHFSSSDQEGPSTKRYEHSKGGDELDAKSDAHSAIVNSAAETASAPLTEVAADSTPHKQYKNATKLEPKSNARSTKDSSDTGKLSTLQADGAHSSGAEPTKDAGNDCHKSALLISEGQVADKKPIDLEECDSLSRVKKLHSPSNTGGGAISVDDTESDVGCSVKEVADNDVKEETLAQKLENNKKEDAAPAPIDIPPVLSLGDEFSPVVLNDESENESESLLADLFAKRKNDADKSEIIPETPPKKEEELKAADEQAEQDPGELPADARRRESVSTVDMSSSNEDSIKIGKVARKVKKSAGKASVSSADSVDEDSRATESFPSSGEGENKQSSPQKSVRQKKRTPLSKDAKARRALIRSLHYTSKSSSEDELDDPSTSTPRTPKHRSPRKRRRTSSGSAAQLSESASKCLERASEKYGDPKLEMTASVEVQRLDIDPAIIAAAKMEIEGNVDHVENVDDEEKEIARLLAPIRIRRKVPDNEESDAEMEEAPESGMKEGEDKKKKLRGPKSKKKAAASKEIVSDSSEDADEDDAEVASGGAREIPGTSFTMSENTTQKDSLQETLLQRILRSTSEESSEDETVEPEQRKKRKKEEKEDKSEEAKAKATEAPVVETTEKASEKEGSAGSSSEEIVKKKKPGKYDKLLRKNVLAELDDPKPKKETSKESDKEEAATKPQKAKASKKRKIVYSDDDDSADKQPSSSSLESSSSDQSESDSSVGFAPARKKKGKNAKKIAKAASDDSDFAEGKSKKGGASSSSDANKRKKKRKRIRMACSTADENEDDDDSCVEIIPGSSQEADGKGRRNIRKLISDRKLTEETKAAALAEEERKKRIAERQKLYNEALGTGPNKADTKVKQLVLEMDLKTKEPVVAVDEDLVKSMKPHQVKGVKFMYECVIESLEMLKKDPTKGSGCILAHCMGLGKTFQVISFLHTVMTHKVSGPLLRTALVVCPYNTVLNWANEFEQWLDGIDHGLKIYETSAIKVNSVRLEVLERWHRKGGVAIIGYDMFRRLVNTKGKGRKLQEGFRRVLLDPGPSLVVCDEGHVLKNDATGLSKAMSELKTGRRIVLTGTPLQNNLQEYHCMVSFVKPGLLGTKREFLNRFVNPIANGACADSTIQDVKLMKKRVHILHRLLDGCVQRCDYSALAPFLPPKCEYVISVRLSEVQVALYRHFLEHLARGRQKQPGAGTSLFWDFNMLRNIWTHPMLLELSAERLAKKELLKDDESDMASFIDDGSVSEKSSSESNDNDAVICLDDDEGPKTRSQRRAKQKDNSDKDDKDGKNAKDDGSSDDEVISTWQTRSRGNPDERPPTPPRQEKKEWWDQYISEEDMEKLQISGKMSLLYNILQECDAIGDKVLLFSQSLLTLDMVERLLEHCDERAAAVDPDTALVDPTDPLRDCHNTWVRGIDYFRMDGSTSVDLRARWIEMFNDEENPRGRLFLISTKAGSLGTNLVGANRVVLMDASWNPTHDIQAIFRVYRFGQKKPVFIYRMLAQGTMEEKIYDRQVTKQSLSCRVVDEQQIERHFNAADLLELYNFTPDSKSNRPTPMVPKDRLLAELLIRNKDWIVSYHEHDSLLQNITSEELTEEERKLAWEEYKDEREGRINTNLADLPTNIPSEGTGQSFRLSLDLSKMIADIKVKFPYLTPIQLVDQLRRVLLAYRQEFQQRQMSAFEKRTMFLKSKQPIPNEVIIQLTESGMAIQQLNQVLAKLQGLGAQQQETPQQQYYRQRAYQQQQAQAQAQAQAQAQAQAQARAQFAQQQARYQFQQQQQRMPQAGVHIPQAQQIYTNAYNFCIRRGASPATANSYALNQQRMAFQQLLMQQMGNNVPPQSVVISEVEDDGQAAGSSSVFRHATASVVISCDHGDHRLRLLLCPSHGPLLSLEFATSTGCKEASEVATAVQ